A window of the Pseudomonas fluorescens genome harbors these coding sequences:
- a CDS encoding protease inhibitor I42 family protein, giving the protein MSPLRLFVPLSLALLAACATQPKTNVTVEKQSECPVRLTNGQNLIVMLPSNPTTGYRWAIQDSAGGVLRALSPEVYSNPEDAGVVGAAGLSTWRFQAFAPGTGRLRLTSQQPWAPEVLPVETFDCAISVN; this is encoded by the coding sequence ATGTCCCCCCTTCGCCTGTTTGTCCCCCTGTCCCTCGCCCTGCTGGCCGCCTGCGCCACGCAACCGAAAACCAACGTGACCGTGGAAAAACAGAGCGAATGCCCGGTGCGACTCACCAACGGGCAAAACCTGATCGTCATGCTCCCAAGCAATCCGACCACCGGCTACCGCTGGGCCATTCAGGATTCCGCCGGCGGCGTATTGCGCGCCCTCAGCCCCGAGGTCTACAGCAATCCGGAAGATGCCGGCGTGGTCGGCGCAGCCGGTCTATCGACCTGGCGCTTCCAGGCCTTCGCCCCCGGCACCGGTCGTCTGCGCCTGACTTCGCAACAGCCTTGGGCGCCGGAAGTGTTGCCGGTGGAAACCTTTGACTGCGCCATTTCGGTGAACTGA
- a CDS encoding lysoplasmalogenase, protein MGWLILALMGAVTFLYGVSTHAALLCLLVKPLPVLALLGWLHDAPPSEYRRWISLGLIFSLVGDVLLAWPGDLFVFGLGAFLVAHLAYLKAYLSDCRRLALLPLILALSVGAVLLGILISSGLGPLTVPVIVYGTAISAMLWRALARLGSGVPQRSALLAAGGAVAFVFSDSVIGINRFVSPFNAAPYIIILSYWLGQWGIAASAFSQTKRPDL, encoded by the coding sequence GTGGGCTGGCTGATCCTCGCGCTGATGGGCGCCGTGACTTTTCTGTATGGCGTGAGCACCCACGCGGCGCTGCTTTGTCTGCTGGTCAAACCGCTGCCGGTGTTGGCACTGCTCGGCTGGTTGCACGATGCGCCGCCGAGCGAATATCGCCGCTGGATCAGCCTCGGTCTGATTTTCTCGCTGGTCGGTGATGTGCTGCTGGCGTGGCCGGGGGATTTGTTTGTCTTCGGTTTGGGCGCGTTTCTGGTCGCGCATCTGGCGTATCTCAAGGCTTACCTCAGCGATTGCCGGCGCCTGGCTTTGCTGCCGCTGATCCTGGCGCTCAGCGTGGGCGCCGTGCTGTTGGGCATTTTGATCTCCAGCGGACTCGGCCCGTTGACCGTGCCGGTGATCGTCTACGGCACAGCCATCAGCGCCATGCTCTGGCGCGCCCTCGCCCGACTCGGCAGCGGCGTACCGCAACGTTCGGCACTGCTGGCAGCGGGCGGCGCAGTGGCGTTCGTGTTCTCCGACAGCGTGATCGGCATCAACCGGTTTGTTTCACCGTTCAATGCTGCGCCCTACATCATCATCCTCAGTTACTGGCTGGGGCAGTGGGGCATCGCCGCCTCGGCCTTCTCCCAAACCAAACGTCCCGACCTCTGA
- the cmoA gene encoding carboxy-S-adenosyl-L-methionine synthase CmoA — protein sequence MAQVPDFAFNEDVVRVFPDMIKRSVPGYPTIVENLGVLAAQFAQPNSVLYDLGASLGAVTQALRRHVRTDGCRVIAVDNSAAMVERCREYLNGQDSMFQELLPVEVIEGDILALDFKPASVVALNFTLQFIAPVQRTALLSRIRQSLLPGGALILSEKLRFNDAEEHALLTDLHVAFKRANGYSELEIAQKRSAIENVMKPDSLEEHRERLLAAGFSKVVPWFQCLNFASLIALP from the coding sequence ATGGCCCAGGTGCCTGACTTCGCCTTCAACGAAGACGTGGTGCGGGTGTTCCCGGACATGATCAAGCGTTCGGTGCCGGGTTACCCGACCATCGTCGAGAACCTCGGCGTGCTCGCGGCGCAGTTCGCCCAGCCGAACAGCGTGCTCTACGACCTCGGCGCCTCCCTCGGTGCGGTGACCCAGGCCCTGCGCCGCCACGTGCGCACCGACGGTTGCCGGGTGATCGCGGTGGATAACTCGGCGGCGATGGTCGAGCGCTGCCGCGAATACCTCAACGGTCAGGATTCGATGTTCCAGGAATTGCTGCCGGTCGAGGTGATTGAAGGCGACATCCTCGCCCTCGACTTCAAACCGGCCTCGGTGGTGGCGCTGAACTTCACTCTGCAATTCATCGCCCCGGTGCAGCGCACCGCGTTGCTGTCGCGCATCCGCCAATCGTTGCTGCCGGGCGGCGCGCTGATCCTGTCGGAGAAGCTGCGCTTCAACGATGCCGAAGAGCACGCGCTGCTGACCGATCTGCACGTCGCGTTCAAACGCGCCAACGGCTACAGCGAACTGGAAATCGCCCAGAAGCGCAGCGCCATCGAAAACGTCATGAAGCCCGACAGCCTCGAAGAACACCGCGAGCGCCTGCTGGCCGCCGGATTTTCGAAAGTCGTGCCGTGGTTCCAGTGTCTTAACTTTGCCTCGTTGATTGCCTTGCCATGA
- the cmoB gene encoding tRNA 5-methoxyuridine(34)/uridine 5-oxyacetic acid(34) synthase CmoB — MIDLSPLARRLAGTPLAEWANTLQVQLDKKMEKGHGDLERWQSALDALPKIQPTEVDLLDGLKLDTDCDDETRAQMRTALMGLSPWRKGPFDLFGVHVDTEWRSDWKWSRVAPHLDLKGKRILDVGCGNGYYMWRMLGAGADSVIGVDPNWLFFCQFQAVQRYLSEPNAWHLPFPFEDLPPNLEGFDTVFSMGVFYHRRSPIEHLLALKDCLVKGGELVLETLVVEGDKHQVLVPEDRYAQMRNVWFLPSVPALELWLRRAGFTDVKCVDVSTTTVEEQRGTEWMKYQSLSDFLDPEDHSKTIEGLPAPMRAVIVAKK, encoded by the coding sequence ATGATTGATCTGTCCCCCCTCGCCCGCCGTCTGGCCGGTACGCCGCTGGCCGAATGGGCCAACACCCTGCAAGTGCAGCTCGACAAAAAAATGGAGAAAGGCCACGGCGATCTGGAGCGCTGGCAAAGTGCGCTGGACGCCTTGCCGAAGATCCAGCCGACCGAAGTCGACTTGCTCGACGGCCTCAAGCTCGACACCGATTGCGACGACGAAACCCGCGCACAAATGCGCACCGCGCTGATGGGCCTGTCGCCGTGGCGCAAGGGGCCGTTCGATCTGTTCGGCGTGCACGTCGACACCGAATGGCGCTCGGACTGGAAGTGGTCGCGGGTCGCTCCGCATCTGGACCTGAAGGGCAAGCGCATCCTCGATGTCGGTTGCGGCAACGGCTACTACATGTGGCGCATGCTCGGTGCCGGCGCCGACAGCGTGATCGGCGTCGACCCGAACTGGCTGTTCTTCTGCCAGTTCCAGGCGGTGCAGCGTTATCTGTCAGAGCCGAATGCCTGGCACTTGCCGTTCCCGTTCGAAGATCTGCCGCCGAATCTCGAAGGCTTCGATACGGTGTTTTCCATGGGCGTGTTTTATCACCGTCGCTCGCCGATCGAGCATTTGCTAGCGCTGAAAGACTGCCTGGTGAAGGGCGGCGAACTGGTGCTGGAAACGCTGGTGGTCGAAGGCGACAAGCATCAGGTGCTGGTGCCGGAAGACCGCTATGCGCAGATGCGTAATGTGTGGTTCTTGCCGTCAGTGCCGGCGCTGGAATTGTGGCTGCGTCGTGCGGGTTTCACGGATGTGAAATGCGTGGATGTGAGCACCACCACTGTTGAAGAACAGCGCGGGACCGAGTGGATGAAGTATCAGTCGTTGAGTGATTTCCTTGATCCGGAAGATCACAGCAAGACGATCGAAGGGCTGCCGGCGCCGATGCGTGCCGTAATCGTTGCGAAGAAATAA
- the tadA gene encoding tRNA adenosine(34) deaminase TadA, giving the protein MRQIRPAAIIDRSRDRDFMREALELAAQGAALGEVPVGAVLVQDGEIIGRGFNCPISTSDPSAHAEMVAIRAAAQAVDNYRLPGSTLYVTLEPCSMCAGLIVHSRIARVVYGALEPKAGIVQSQGQFFTQGFLNHRVLYEGGVLAEECGAVLTEFFRARRAKSPSP; this is encoded by the coding sequence ATGCGCCAGATTCGCCCCGCGGCGATCATCGACCGCAGCCGTGACCGCGACTTCATGCGCGAAGCGCTGGAGTTGGCGGCCCAAGGCGCAGCTCTCGGCGAAGTGCCGGTGGGCGCGGTGCTGGTGCAGGATGGCGAGATTATCGGTCGCGGCTTCAATTGCCCGATCAGCACCAGCGATCCCAGCGCACACGCAGAAATGGTCGCGATCCGCGCCGCCGCGCAAGCCGTGGATAACTATCGACTGCCGGGCAGTACGCTCTACGTGACGCTGGAGCCGTGCAGCATGTGCGCCGGGTTGATCGTGCATTCGCGGATTGCGCGGGTGGTGTACGGCGCGCTGGAGCCCAAGGCCGGGATTGTGCAGAGTCAGGGGCAGTTTTTCACCCAGGGCTTTCTCAACCATCGAGTGTTGTATGAAGGTGGGGTGTTGGCCGAGGAGTGCGGGGCGGTGTTGACTGAGTTCTTCCGAGCTCGCCGTGCGAAAAGCCCCTCACCCTAA
- a CDS encoding multicopper oxidase family protein yields MSFTRRQILGGLAGLVVVGVGAGGASRYWLGKMADADAGHDYELIAAPLDVELVPGHKTEAWAFGPSAPGTELRVRQGEWLRVRFINHLPVATTIHWHGIRLPLEMDGVPYVSQLPVLPGEYFDYKFRVPDAGSYWYHPHVSSSEELGRGLVGPLIVEEREPTGFKYEKTLSLKNWHIDDEGNFVEFSIPREAARGGTAGRLSTINGVPSPVIELPAGQITRVRLLNLDNTLTYRINIPGVEAQIYALDGNPVEPRPLGKEYWLGPGMRICLAIKAPPAGEELSLRNGPVRLGTLRSVANNDAPTDWPKALPANPVAEPDLANAEKLNFNFEWVGSVSVNVDNGKPPSLWQINGKAWDITDKTCADRPIASLKLGQSYIFELKNMTQYQHPIHLHGMSFKVIASNRHKIVPYFTDTYLLGKNERAQVALVADNPGVWMFHCHVIDHMETGLMAAIEVK; encoded by the coding sequence ATGTCCTTTACCCGTCGCCAAATCCTCGGTGGCCTGGCCGGTCTTGTTGTCGTTGGCGTGGGAGCGGGGGGCGCGTCGCGTTACTGGCTGGGCAAGATGGCTGATGCCGATGCGGGGCATGACTATGAGTTGATCGCCGCGCCGCTGGACGTCGAGCTGGTGCCGGGGCACAAGACCGAAGCCTGGGCCTTTGGCCCGTCGGCGCCGGGCACCGAGTTGCGCGTGCGTCAGGGCGAGTGGTTGCGGGTTCGCTTCATCAACCATCTGCCGGTCGCGACCACCATTCACTGGCACGGCATTCGCCTGCCGCTGGAAATGGACGGCGTACCCTACGTCTCGCAATTGCCGGTGTTGCCTGGCGAATACTTCGATTACAAATTCCGTGTGCCGGATGCGGGCAGCTACTGGTATCACCCGCACGTCAGCAGCAGCGAAGAACTCGGTCGCGGGCTGGTCGGGCCGTTGATTGTCGAAGAGCGCGAGCCGACCGGGTTCAAGTATGAAAAGACCCTGAGCCTGAAGAACTGGCACATCGACGACGAGGGCAACTTCGTCGAGTTCAGCATTCCGCGCGAAGCGGCCCGTGGCGGTACGGCGGGGCGGCTATCGACCATCAATGGCGTGCCTTCACCAGTGATCGAGTTGCCGGCGGGGCAGATTACCCGCGTACGCCTGCTCAACCTCGACAACACCCTGACCTATCGCATCAACATTCCCGGCGTCGAAGCGCAGATCTATGCGCTGGACGGCAACCCGGTCGAGCCGCGCCCGCTGGGCAAGGAATACTGGCTCGGACCGGGCATGCGCATCTGCCTGGCGATCAAGGCGCCGCCGGCCGGTGAGGAGCTGTCGCTGCGCAACGGCCCGGTTCGCCTCGGTACTTTACGTTCGGTGGCCAACAATGACGCGCCGACCGACTGGCCGAAGGCACTGCCGGCCAACCCGGTGGCCGAGCCGGATCTGGCCAATGCCGAGAAACTCAACTTCAATTTCGAATGGGTAGGTTCGGTGTCGGTGAATGTCGACAACGGCAAGCCGCCGAGCCTGTGGCAGATCAACGGCAAGGCCTGGGACATCACTGACAAGACCTGCGCCGACCGGCCGATCGCCAGCCTGAAACTGGGTCAAAGCTATATTTTCGAACTGAAGAACATGACCCAGTACCAGCACCCGATCCACCTGCACGGCATGAGCTTCAAGGTGATTGCGTCGAACCGGCACAAGATCGTGCCGTACTTCACCGACACTTACCTGCTGGGCAAGAACGAACGCGCGCAAGTAGCGTTGGTGGCGGATAACCCTGGCGTGTGGATGTTCCACTGCCACGTGATCGACCACATGGAAACCGGCCTGATGGCCGCCATCGAGGTGAAGTGA
- a CDS encoding membrane-targeted effector domain-containing toxin, with protein sequence MTLHNAADRNAIKALVPALVEACPDMYEMACAIAREILASHDLAHLEPEQVYWHRFHAAQSSPRTFTGWEHLFETPRESMTLPQLVIQRFSVHDQDNADLLDSDAGFYTAGPDAGTYNETNEVKLHSSDVLKAFWAINFADRYRKKVDSFWTKHGKTFRTLAKCTFLAKAMEDREGGRLSDDNFRTAVKAIAGNVSWPVTREMLEEEAAQADGLRIGLLKIGGFVATDILCITDGKGGAILYVPGEIWGVHAMQNARDLHWWVLSQIRNPSDRKRFLSHFQVADHDIMEDTSWRAVAKRRWLWALGPLVGGISELLREPNLENVGLNHVLDLLVSTWDSDDHTLVAHTGVALNGDIFSFLATATHARMISDAEFMLHSNGDLRKKLWIGYLNAFNRVFGPMAAVGWPVALAVVGAGIANVGLQIDQAVNGKTPQARKAGTIGAIFAAIDTLFNATFIKGSERLPEIAETETFIEPEEELAKSGLSVRPEEKLAEAALARTPLPTLEEIAPKQVLPAAPEDFLASFKTEISEGTRMETGDPKFQEIIQTPSGRYYIYMRRAWGNQGFYQVRYVAQMRSWVIVDPANPYSFYRNVPVRLNEALKWQPIARPGLKGGMKVFGDWPWGHTADPLPEMATQVMPYDTSLWSRSTLRPLAESRVDDFPLNSQTGSDSLYQDFKTLRRSLYDDAIDFYSAPNSPPRPPISPLKPATPFADMTKRLLKETPGLVIGQDSTHTGARGLLIDNLKALNKQKVRTLYLDHLLSDFHQADLNAFHKSGKMPTALEDYLQSLDTRFGTNPTGPHSYTELVRSAQKSHIRIQAIDCMASRRFPNMEHTSGVSNRKMLNYFSDTVIKADQAARGAHRWVALLDEGRASTFNKVAGLGELEGAPTLRVEEVSVGQAEGLTPDPGKKVRNLAGNPIDLIKSDLRLQLNGPPATITARSIEEALPRRGMFMIQEPSTLIHRSGDGTLVQTAIQRDAGGFFIVRPKWISVSGRHFESAQELATALSDEGLTFRRVRIDPLAAEGQLPGIEPSASASGAGVGPEVSLSDNPLIISPYEIPVAFRNELKNAMLFGNERTLGDAFMSFDADTAFETFKALRKQLREAAVRFHAELKPAPRTTLAPIDPAASAESFIEKSLEQFNGLVIGESHAETGSKQWLIEQMPVLARKGVKTLYMEHLLTDFHQAALDNFARTSVMPRDLELYLEGLDQGHITDPTGRYTFLNLVKEANRQGVRIQAIDCMASYRLEGMRGLESTSRQKMMNFYAHTIIQADQAARGPHKWVSLMGNSHSNTFKGVTGISELEDGIGLRIEDVGYGKSRGFEPDPGRTFLDNDGKPTGQVKGDMRLQVQTPWNAQTQKEIDHLLNRPGMYTLKQEPSSTLLIHRSRDNALVRTKIHCESGRWFIERPAWPDLHEKRFNSVEALLKALDDRSMTLAGWSGPL encoded by the coding sequence ATGACATTGCACAACGCCGCCGACAGAAACGCCATCAAGGCTCTGGTTCCCGCCCTGGTCGAGGCCTGCCCCGACATGTATGAAATGGCCTGCGCGATTGCCAGAGAGATCCTCGCCAGCCACGACCTCGCTCACCTGGAACCTGAGCAGGTCTACTGGCACCGGTTCCACGCAGCCCAAAGCAGCCCGCGAACCTTCACCGGCTGGGAGCACCTGTTCGAAACACCACGCGAATCGATGACCCTGCCGCAACTGGTGATCCAGCGATTCAGTGTTCACGACCAGGACAACGCCGACCTTCTCGATTCCGACGCAGGCTTCTATACCGCCGGCCCGGACGCTGGCACCTACAACGAAACCAACGAAGTGAAGCTGCACAGCAGCGACGTCCTTAAAGCGTTCTGGGCGATCAATTTCGCCGACCGTTACCGGAAAAAGGTCGATTCGTTCTGGACCAAGCACGGCAAGACCTTCCGAACCCTGGCCAAGTGCACCTTTCTGGCCAAAGCCATGGAAGACCGAGAAGGCGGCCGACTCTCGGACGACAACTTTCGCACCGCTGTCAAAGCCATCGCCGGCAATGTCAGCTGGCCGGTGACCCGCGAAATGCTCGAAGAAGAAGCTGCGCAAGCCGATGGGCTGCGTATCGGCCTGCTGAAAATCGGCGGGTTTGTCGCCACCGACATCCTGTGCATCACCGATGGCAAGGGCGGCGCGATCCTCTACGTTCCGGGGGAAATCTGGGGGGTACATGCCATGCAGAACGCGCGCGACCTGCATTGGTGGGTGCTGTCGCAGATCAGAAATCCGTCTGATCGAAAACGCTTCCTGTCGCACTTTCAGGTCGCCGATCACGACATCATGGAGGACACCTCCTGGCGTGCGGTCGCAAAACGGCGCTGGCTCTGGGCTTTGGGACCGCTGGTGGGAGGTATCTCGGAGCTGTTGCGCGAGCCCAATCTCGAGAACGTCGGGCTGAATCATGTGCTGGATCTGCTCGTCAGTACCTGGGACAGCGACGATCACACGCTGGTGGCTCACACCGGTGTTGCACTCAATGGCGATATCTTCAGTTTTCTGGCAACCGCCACTCACGCCCGCATGATCAGTGATGCGGAATTCATGCTGCACTCCAACGGCGACTTGCGCAAAAAGCTCTGGATCGGCTACCTCAACGCCTTCAACCGCGTATTCGGACCGATGGCGGCCGTTGGCTGGCCGGTAGCGCTGGCGGTCGTCGGAGCAGGCATCGCCAACGTCGGGTTGCAGATCGATCAGGCTGTCAACGGCAAGACACCTCAGGCACGAAAGGCCGGCACAATCGGAGCAATTTTCGCGGCCATCGATACACTGTTCAACGCCACGTTCATCAAGGGCAGTGAGCGATTACCCGAAATTGCCGAGACCGAGACATTCATCGAGCCGGAGGAAGAACTCGCTAAATCCGGACTGTCCGTAAGGCCGGAAGAAAAGCTGGCCGAAGCGGCACTGGCACGTACGCCATTGCCGACGCTGGAGGAGATCGCACCGAAACAGGTCCTGCCAGCAGCGCCGGAAGATTTTCTGGCGTCCTTCAAGACCGAGATCAGTGAAGGCACCCGGATGGAAACCGGTGATCCTAAATTCCAGGAGATCATCCAGACCCCGTCCGGCAGGTACTACATTTACATGCGCCGGGCTTGGGGTAACCAGGGTTTCTACCAGGTACGCTACGTTGCGCAGATGCGTAGCTGGGTCATTGTCGACCCGGCCAATCCTTATTCGTTTTATCGCAACGTGCCGGTCCGTCTGAACGAAGCGTTGAAATGGCAGCCGATCGCCCGCCCAGGACTCAAAGGGGGAATGAAGGTGTTTGGCGACTGGCCCTGGGGCCATACGGCTGACCCGTTGCCCGAAATGGCAACTCAAGTGATGCCCTACGACACGTCGCTGTGGTCCAGATCGACTCTGCGCCCATTGGCTGAGAGTCGTGTCGATGACTTCCCGCTGAACAGCCAGACCGGTAGCGACAGCCTCTATCAAGACTTCAAGACACTGCGGCGCAGTCTGTATGACGACGCCATCGATTTTTACAGCGCCCCGAACTCACCGCCACGCCCGCCAATATCGCCTCTCAAACCTGCGACACCATTCGCGGACATGACCAAGCGCCTGCTCAAGGAGACTCCGGGACTTGTCATCGGACAGGACAGCACCCACACGGGCGCTCGAGGCTTATTGATCGACAACCTCAAGGCGTTGAACAAACAGAAGGTCCGAACCCTGTATCTGGATCATCTTCTAAGCGATTTCCATCAGGCGGACCTGAATGCGTTCCACAAGTCAGGCAAGATGCCGACTGCGCTGGAAGATTATCTGCAATCACTGGATACCCGGTTCGGTACCAACCCGACAGGGCCCCATTCGTACACGGAGCTGGTAAGGAGCGCACAGAAAAGCCATATCCGGATACAGGCAATCGACTGCATGGCCAGCCGTCGTTTTCCGAACATGGAGCACACGTCTGGAGTCAGCAACCGCAAGATGCTGAATTACTTCTCCGACACCGTGATCAAGGCCGATCAGGCAGCACGGGGCGCTCATCGCTGGGTCGCATTGCTGGATGAGGGGCGTGCCAGCACCTTCAACAAGGTTGCCGGCCTGGGTGAACTGGAAGGCGCGCCGACGCTGCGGGTCGAGGAGGTTTCCGTAGGTCAGGCGGAAGGCCTGACACCCGATCCGGGTAAAAAAGTTCGCAATCTTGCCGGCAACCCCATCGACCTGATTAAAAGCGACCTTCGCCTGCAATTGAACGGACCTCCTGCGACGATCACAGCCCGATCGATCGAAGAAGCCCTGCCCAGAAGGGGCATGTTCATGATCCAGGAGCCCTCCACACTCATCCATCGCAGCGGAGATGGCACACTGGTGCAAACAGCGATCCAGCGGGATGCCGGAGGCTTTTTCATCGTCCGCCCCAAATGGATATCCGTCAGCGGCCGGCACTTCGAAAGTGCTCAGGAACTGGCAACAGCTCTGAGCGATGAAGGCCTGACATTCAGGCGCGTGCGTATCGATCCACTGGCGGCCGAGGGGCAATTGCCGGGCATTGAGCCTTCTGCATCCGCCTCCGGCGCCGGAGTCGGTCCTGAGGTATCGCTGTCTGATAACCCATTGATCATTTCGCCCTATGAAATTCCAGTCGCGTTTCGCAATGAACTGAAAAACGCCATGCTCTTCGGCAACGAACGAACCCTGGGTGATGCTTTTATGAGTTTTGACGCTGACACGGCGTTCGAGACGTTCAAGGCATTGCGCAAACAGTTACGTGAAGCCGCCGTCCGCTTTCATGCCGAGCTCAAACCTGCTCCGCGTACGACACTGGCGCCCATCGATCCAGCCGCAAGCGCCGAATCGTTCATCGAGAAATCGCTGGAGCAATTCAATGGTCTGGTCATCGGCGAAAGCCACGCAGAAACAGGTAGCAAACAATGGCTCATTGAACAGATGCCGGTGCTTGCCCGAAAAGGCGTGAAGACACTGTACATGGAACATCTGCTCACAGACTTCCACCAGGCAGCACTGGATAACTTCGCCAGAACTTCAGTCATGCCCCGGGATCTTGAGCTGTATCTGGAAGGCCTCGACCAGGGCCACATCACCGATCCCACAGGGCGCTACACCTTCCTCAACCTGGTGAAAGAAGCCAACCGCCAAGGGGTGCGCATTCAGGCCATCGACTGCATGGCCAGCTATCGGCTGGAAGGTATGCGTGGCCTGGAGTCAACGAGTCGACAGAAAATGATGAATTTCTATGCCCACACGATCATCCAGGCCGATCAGGCCGCGCGCGGACCACACAAGTGGGTCTCGCTCATGGGTAATTCACACTCCAACACCTTCAAGGGCGTCACCGGCATCAGTGAGCTGGAGGATGGGATCGGCCTGCGTATTGAAGACGTGGGTTACGGCAAGTCACGTGGGTTCGAGCCTGATCCCGGAAGGACTTTTCTCGACAATGACGGCAAGCCGACCGGACAGGTGAAAGGTGATATGCGTCTGCAAGTGCAGACGCCATGGAACGCCCAGACGCAAAAGGAGATCGATCACTTGCTGAATCGTCCGGGGATGTACACCTTGAAACAGGAGCCCAGTTCCACCTTGCTGATTCACCGCAGCCGCGACAATGCACTCGTACGCACGAAGATCCATTGCGAATCCGGTCGCTGGTTCATTGAACGCCCCGCCTGGCCCGACCTCCATGAGAAACGCTTCAACAGTGTAGAAGCTTTGCTAAAGGCACTGGACGACCGAAGCATGACGCTGGCCGGCTGGTCCGGCCCCTTGTAA
- the guaA gene encoding glutamine-hydrolyzing GMP synthase has protein sequence MALDIHAHRILILDFGSQYTQLIARRVREIGVYCELHPFDMDEDAIREFAPKGVILAGGPESVHEANSPRCPQAVFDLGVPVFGICYGMQTMAEQLGGKVEGSELREFGYARVDVVGKSRLLDGIEDHIDADGLFGLDVWMSHGDKVTKMPSDFHILASTPSCPIAGMFNDERAYYGVQFHPEVTHTKQGGRILSRFVLDICGCEALWTPSKIAEDAVANIRAQVGTDNVLLGLSGGVDSSVVAALLHKAIGDQLTCVFVDNGLLRLHEGEQVMAMFAENMGVKVIRANAEDQFLNNLAGEADPEKKRKIIGRTFIDVFDAESCKLDNIKYLAQGTIYPDVIESAGAKSGKAHVIKSHHNVGGLPEEMNLKLVEPLRELFKDEVRRLGLELGLPYDMVYRHPFPGPGLGVRILGEVKKEYADLLRRADHIFIEELRKADWYHKVSQAFVVFQPVKSVGVVGDGRRYAWVVALRAVETIDFMTARWAHLPYELLETVSGRIINEIEGISRVTYDVSSKPPATIEWE, from the coding sequence ATGGCCCTCGACATTCACGCTCACCGCATCCTGATCCTCGACTTCGGTTCGCAATACACTCAACTGATCGCCCGCCGCGTGCGCGAGATCGGTGTGTACTGCGAACTGCACCCGTTCGACATGGACGAAGATGCGATCCGCGAATTCGCGCCAAAAGGCGTGATCCTCGCTGGCGGTCCCGAGTCCGTGCACGAAGCCAACAGCCCGCGCTGCCCGCAAGCGGTGTTCGACCTGGGCGTACCGGTCTTCGGTATCTGCTACGGCATGCAGACCATGGCCGAGCAACTGGGCGGCAAGGTTGAAGGCTCCGAACTGCGTGAGTTCGGTTATGCCCGCGTTGACGTGGTCGGCAAGAGCCGCCTGCTCGACGGTATCGAAGACCACATCGACGCCGACGGCCTGTTCGGCCTCGACGTGTGGATGAGCCACGGTGACAAGGTCACCAAGATGCCAAGCGATTTCCACATTCTGGCCAGCACCCCGAGCTGCCCGATCGCCGGCATGTTCAACGACGAGCGTGCTTACTACGGCGTGCAGTTCCACCCGGAAGTGACCCACACCAAGCAGGGCGGTCGCATCCTGTCGCGTTTCGTTCTCGACATCTGCGGCTGTGAAGCCCTGTGGACCCCGTCGAAGATCGCCGAAGACGCCGTCGCCAACATCCGCGCACAGGTCGGTACCGACAACGTGCTGCTGGGTCTGTCCGGCGGTGTGGACTCCTCGGTGGTTGCAGCGCTGCTGCACAAGGCCATCGGCGACCAGCTGACCTGCGTCTTCGTCGACAACGGCCTGCTGCGTCTGCACGAAGGTGAGCAAGTGATGGCCATGTTCGCCGAGAACATGGGCGTCAAGGTGATCCGCGCCAACGCTGAAGACCAGTTCCTGAACAACCTGGCCGGCGAAGCCGATCCAGAGAAGAAGCGCAAGATCATCGGCCGTACCTTCATCGACGTGTTCGATGCCGAATCCTGCAAGCTGGACAACATCAAGTACCTCGCTCAGGGCACCATCTACCCGGACGTGATCGAGTCGGCTGGCGCGAAAAGCGGCAAGGCCCACGTGATCAAGTCGCACCACAACGTGGGCGGCCTGCCGGAAGAGATGAACCTGAAACTGGTCGAGCCACTGCGCGAACTGTTCAAGGACGAAGTCCGTCGTCTGGGCCTGGAACTGGGCCTGCCGTACGACATGGTCTACCGTCACCCGTTCCCGGGCCCGGGCCTGGGCGTGCGTATCCTCGGCGAAGTGAAGAAGGAATACGCCGACCTGCTGCGTCGCGCCGACCACATCTTCATCGAAGAACTGCGCAAGGCCGACTGGTACCACAAGGTCAGCCAGGCCTTCGTGGTGTTCCAGCCAGTGAAATCGGTTGGCGTGGTCGGCGACGGCCGCCGTTACGCATGGGTCGTGGCCCTGCGTGCCGTGGAAACCATCGACTTCATGACCGCACGTTGGGCACACCTGCCTTACGAACTGCTGGAAACCGTTTCCGGCCGCATCATCAATGAAATCGAAGGCATCTCCCGCGTCACTTACGACGTGTCGAGCAAGCCGCCGGCGACCATTGAGTGGGAGTGA